A single Nicotiana tabacum cultivar K326 chromosome 5, ASM71507v2, whole genome shotgun sequence DNA region contains:
- the LOC107811433 gene encoding protein OCTOPUS-like isoform X2 — MNPTTTENPTQPPPPPLPPPAQPPRSSFSCDRHPHEHFSGFCPECLCERLTTLDPSSSSSTNNNPSSSSVLKSLFSKTSKPTSFFPELRRTKSFSASKNEALSFLTGSNFEPQRKSCDVRVRNTLWSLFSLDEDAKKTSLNPHSENTADAFVNRPVLESKEEEEEEPENDNANHGNVVNEITEESPVENSFAEIVEEEVVNGDILLKPMKDHIDLDSSQAKKQTSGGGRDLKEIAGSFLSAASVFSKKWHNWRRKQKAKKRNNGDNNSSTTLSLENPISRRKYNNRDTQSEIADYCGFGRRSCDTEPRFSLDIGRISVDDPRYSFDEPRASCDAHFVARSLPRIIPPMVSVIEDVPVVHVPRADDQIPVEEPRVSVSCINEDGGDMPGGSVQTRDYYLDSSSRRRKSLDRSNSIRKTAAAVVAEIDEIKAVSNAKVLPERDSNSNSNSNSLRDDLTETFELTGFKDNASGVGIGERKGSKKSKKWAWNIWGFIHRKGNGNKDEEEDRYSRSNGVERSFSGSWQDIRRENNGDLRGGLNRNMFRSNSSVSWRNSTNIGGGSFGNVRNLGIDTNGHGKKKDDFVLERNRSARYSPNHMENGFLRFHFAPMRGSRRNLPVQTRPNGRSVLRL; from the exons ATGAATCCCACCACTACTGAGAACCCAACGCAACCACCGCCACCGCCACTGCCACCGCCGGCGCAGCCTCCTCGTTCCTCTTTCAGCTGTGACCGACACCCACATGAACACTTCTCCGGATTTTGCCCTGAATGCCTCTGTGAACGTCTCACTACTTTagatccttcttcttcttcctctactAATAATAACCCTTCTTCTTCCTCTGTCCTCAAATCCCTTTTCTCCAAAACTTCTAAACCCACTTCATTTTTCCCCGAACTTCGCCGCACTAAGTCCTTTTCTGCTTCCAAAAACGAGGCGTTGAGCTTCTTGACTGGTTCTAATTTTGAGCCCCAACGTAAGTCCTGTGACGTTCGAGTTCGTAACACTCTTTGGTCCTTATTTTCCCTTGACGAAGACGCAAAAAAGACCTCCCTAAACCCTCATTCTGAGAATACTGCTGATGCTTTTGTCAATAGACCAGTCCTAGAGTctaaagaagaagaggaagaggaaccAGAAAACGATAACGCCAACCACGGAAATGTGGTAAATGAAATAACTGAAGAGTCCCCTGTGGAAAACAGTTTTGCAGAAATTGTGGAAGAAGAGGTAGTGAATGGGGATATATTATTAAAGCCGATGAAAGATCATATAGATCTCGATTCTTCGCAGGCGAAAAAGCAGACTTCAGGAGGAGGAAGGGACTTGAAGGAAATTGCAGGAAGTTTCTTATCAGCTGCATCAGTTTTCAGCAAGAAATGGCACAACTGGAGGCGAAAACAGAAGGCGAAAAAACGAAACAATGGTGACAACAACTCATCTACTACACTGTCATTGGAGAACCCCATTTCGAGGAGGAAATACAACAACAGAGACACTCAATCGGAAATTGCTGATTATTGTGGATTTGGAAGAAGGTCTTGTGACACTGAACCTCGATTTTCTCTCGATATTGGGAGGATTAGTGTTGATGATCCCAGGTACTCTTTCGACGAGCCACGAGCTTCTTGTGATGCCCACTTTGTCGCGAGGAGCCTTCCGAGGATCATCCCGCCTATGGTTTCAGTGATAGAAGATGTGCCAGTGGTTCATGTTCCACGGGCTGATGACCAAATTCCGGTGGAAGAGCCGCGTGTTTCAGTGAGCTGCATCAATGAGGATGGTGGTGATATGCCTGGAGGGTCTGTTCAGACTAGGGACTATTACTTGGATTCGTCGTCAAGGCGGAGGAAGAGCCTTGATAGATCTAACTCAATTAGGAAAACAGCAGCTGCTGTAGTGGCAGAGATTGATGAGATTAAAGCAGTTTCCAATGCCAAAGTTCTGCCTGAGAGGGACTcgaattcaaattcaaattccaATTCTCTAAGGGATGATTTAACAGAGACTTTTGAATTGACAGGGTTTAAGGATAATGCTTCTGGGGTTGGGATTGGGGAACGCAAAGGGTCAAAAAAATCGAAGAAATGGGCGTGGAATATATGGGGTTTTATACATAGGAAAGGTAATGGGAACAAAGATGAGGAAGAGGACAGGTATAGTAGATCAAATGGGGTGGAGAGGTCATTTTCAGGATCTTGGCAAGACATAAGGAGGGAGAATAATGGTGACTTAAGAGGGGGTCTTAATAGGAATATGTTTAGGAGTAATAGCAGTGTTAGTTGGAGGAATTCGACTAATATTGGTGGTGGATCTTTTGGTAATGTGAGGAATCTTGGCATTGATACTAATGGTCATGGTAAAAAGAAAGATGATTTTGTGTTGGAGAGGAATCGGAGTGCAAGGTATTCGCCTAACCATATGGAGAATGGATTCTTGCGGTTCCATTTTGCTCCGATGAGAGGCAGCCGGAGAAATTTACCTGTGCAAACTAGGCCAAATGGGAGGAGCGTGCTTCGACTCTA G
- the LOC107811433 gene encoding protein OCTOPUS-like isoform X1, which translates to MNPTTTENPTQPPPPPLPPPAQPPRSSFSCDRHPHEHFSGFCPECLCERLTTLDPSSSSSTNNNPSSSSVLKSLFSKTSKPTSFFPELRRTKSFSASKNEALSFLTGSNFEPQRKSCDVRVRNTLWSLFSLDEDAKKTSLNPHSENTADAFVNRPVLESKEEEEEEPENDNANHGNVVNEITEESPVENSFAEIVEEEVVNGDILLKPMKDHIDLDSSQAKKQTSGGGRDLKEIAGSFLSAASVFSKKWHNWRRKQKAKKRNNGDNNSSTTLSLENPISRRKYNNRDTQSEIADYCGFGRRSCDTEPRFSLDIGRISVDDPRYSFDEPRASCDAHFVARSLPRIIPPMVSVIEDVPVVHVPRADDQIPVEEPRVSVSCINEDGGDMPGGSVQTRDYYLDSSSRRRKSLDRSNSIRKTAAAVVAEIDEIKAVSNAKVLPERDSNSNSNSNSLRDDLTETFELTGFKDNASGVGIGERKGSKKSKKWAWNIWGFIHRKGNGNKDEEEDRYSRSNGVERSFSGSWQDIRRENNGDLRGGLNRNMFRSNSSVSWRNSTNIGGGSFGNVRNLGIDTNGHGKKKDDFVLERNRSARYSPNHMENGFLRFHFAPMRGSRRNLPVQTRPNGRSVLRL; encoded by the coding sequence ATGAATCCCACCACTACTGAGAACCCAACGCAACCACCGCCACCGCCACTGCCACCGCCGGCGCAGCCTCCTCGTTCCTCTTTCAGCTGTGACCGACACCCACATGAACACTTCTCCGGATTTTGCCCTGAATGCCTCTGTGAACGTCTCACTACTTTagatccttcttcttcttcctctactAATAATAACCCTTCTTCTTCCTCTGTCCTCAAATCCCTTTTCTCCAAAACTTCTAAACCCACTTCATTTTTCCCCGAACTTCGCCGCACTAAGTCCTTTTCTGCTTCCAAAAACGAGGCGTTGAGCTTCTTGACTGGTTCTAATTTTGAGCCCCAACGTAAGTCCTGTGACGTTCGAGTTCGTAACACTCTTTGGTCCTTATTTTCCCTTGACGAAGACGCAAAAAAGACCTCCCTAAACCCTCATTCTGAGAATACTGCTGATGCTTTTGTCAATAGACCAGTCCTAGAGTctaaagaagaagaggaagaggaaccAGAAAACGATAACGCCAACCACGGAAATGTGGTAAATGAAATAACTGAAGAGTCCCCTGTGGAAAACAGTTTTGCAGAAATTGTGGAAGAAGAGGTAGTGAATGGGGATATATTATTAAAGCCGATGAAAGATCATATAGATCTCGATTCTTCGCAGGCGAAAAAGCAGACTTCAGGAGGAGGAAGGGACTTGAAGGAAATTGCAGGAAGTTTCTTATCAGCTGCATCAGTTTTCAGCAAGAAATGGCACAACTGGAGGCGAAAACAGAAGGCGAAAAAACGAAACAATGGTGACAACAACTCATCTACTACACTGTCATTGGAGAACCCCATTTCGAGGAGGAAATACAACAACAGAGACACTCAATCGGAAATTGCTGATTATTGTGGATTTGGAAGAAGGTCTTGTGACACTGAACCTCGATTTTCTCTCGATATTGGGAGGATTAGTGTTGATGATCCCAGGTACTCTTTCGACGAGCCACGAGCTTCTTGTGATGCCCACTTTGTCGCGAGGAGCCTTCCGAGGATCATCCCGCCTATGGTTTCAGTGATAGAAGATGTGCCAGTGGTTCATGTTCCACGGGCTGATGACCAAATTCCGGTGGAAGAGCCGCGTGTTTCAGTGAGCTGCATCAATGAGGATGGTGGTGATATGCCTGGAGGGTCTGTTCAGACTAGGGACTATTACTTGGATTCGTCGTCAAGGCGGAGGAAGAGCCTTGATAGATCTAACTCAATTAGGAAAACAGCAGCTGCTGTAGTGGCAGAGATTGATGAGATTAAAGCAGTTTCCAATGCCAAAGTTCTGCCTGAGAGGGACTcgaattcaaattcaaattccaATTCTCTAAGGGATGATTTAACAGAGACTTTTGAATTGACAGGGTTTAAGGATAATGCTTCTGGGGTTGGGATTGGGGAACGCAAAGGGTCAAAAAAATCGAAGAAATGGGCGTGGAATATATGGGGTTTTATACATAGGAAAGGTAATGGGAACAAAGATGAGGAAGAGGACAGGTATAGTAGATCAAATGGGGTGGAGAGGTCATTTTCAGGATCTTGGCAAGACATAAGGAGGGAGAATAATGGTGACTTAAGAGGGGGTCTTAATAGGAATATGTTTAGGAGTAATAGCAGTGTTAGTTGGAGGAATTCGACTAATATTGGTGGTGGATCTTTTGGTAATGTGAGGAATCTTGGCATTGATACTAATGGTCATGGTAAAAAGAAAGATGATTTTGTGTTGGAGAGGAATCGGAGTGCAAGGTATTCGCCTAACCATATGGAGAATGGATTCTTGCGGTTCCATTTTGCTCCGATGAGAGGCAGCCGGAGAAATTTACCTGTGCAAACTAGGCCAAATGGGAGGAGCGTGCTTCGACTCTAG